Within Candidatus Cloacimonadota bacterium, the genomic segment TATTTCTTTGATTTATCTGGAGTATAAGTGTCAAATTTATAAATTTTTCCCAATTGTAGTAACAATGCTTGAATTGAAATATGGTTGGATTTTTCTTTTTCCAAAGTGGTTTGAAATTCCGGATTATACTCTTTTGGTAATGTATTAATTTTCTCTTTTAAAGTATAAACACCAGGAACAATTTTTACAATTCTTTCATCTCTTTGAACTCGTTCATTTATAGTTTTATAAGGTGTTTTTCCGATTATTCTATTATATTTCGAATATATTGCCGGAACTTCTTGATGTAATATTTTCAGGGATACAATATAATTATGTCTTTTTAGAATTTCGATGATTGCATCAGACCAGGTATATTTTTTCATAATTATTTTCTAACAAAACAAGTTTTGTTCTACTAATACCGATAATGTTCCGGTTTATACGGACCTTCGATAGGAATTCCAATATATTCGGATTGCTCTTTCGTCATTTTTGTAAGTTTAACTCCCAGTTTTTTCAGGTGCAGACGAGCAACTTCTTCATCGAGTTTTTTATCGAGCCGGTAAACATCGAGTTTGTGATCTTTCTGCCATAATTCCATTTGAGCCAGAATCTGGTTGGAAAAAGAATTGCTCATCACAAACGAAGGATGTCCGGTTGCATTTCCGAGATTTACGAGTCTTCCTTCGGAAAGCAAAATTATGGAATGTCCATCCGGAAAGAAGATCTGATCAACTTGTGGTTTGATATTAACTTTTCTGATTCCAGGAAGTGCAAATAATTTATTGACCTGAATTTCATTATCAAAATGTCCGATATTACAGACGATGGCTTGATCCTTCATTTTTTCCATATGTTCTGTTTTAATGACATCAAGATTTCCGGTAGCAGTAACGAAAATATCTCCTTCATCGAGAGCGTCTTCAAGTGTTTTAACTTCAAATCCTTCCATTGCTGCCTGCAGAGCACAGATCGGATCGATCTCGGTGATGATGACTCTGGCTCCGAAACCGTTCATAGATTGAGCACAACCTTTGCCGACATCTCCGTAACCGCAAATAACTACAACTTTCCCGGCAACCATCACATCTGTCCCGCGTTTGATACCATCTGCGAGAGATTCACGACAACCGTAGAGATTATCGAATTTTGATTTTGTCACTGAATCATTCACATTGATCGCGGGAAAAAGCAGTTCATCATTCTCTAACATCTGATAAAGACGATGAACTCCGGTTGTTGTTTCTTCGGAAACTCCTCTGATATTTTGGGAAATTTTGTGCCATTTGTCCGGATATTTTTCAAAATCATCTATAATCGTTTTCTGAAGAGTTGCGAATTCTTTGTTGTCAGTGGTAATTTTTGGAAATTTCCCGTTTTTCCGGTATTCTTCTTCCAATCGATAACCTTCGTGAACCATCAAAGTCGCATCTCCGCCATCATCGACGATCAAATCGGGACCTTCATTCTCTCCAAAAGTTAGAGCCTTTTTCGTACATTCCCAATAATCTTCGAGAACCTCGCCTTTCCAAGCAAAAACAGGAGTTCCGGCTTTGGCGATCGCTGCTGCTGCATGGTCTTGAGTTGAAAAGATATTACAACTTGCCCAGCGAACCTTTGCACCGAGTTCTTTCAAGGTTTCAATCAAAATTGCCGTCTGGATCGTCATGTGCAGACTGCCGGTTATTTTTGCTCCATTTAAAGGTTTGAATTTTCCGTATTTTTCACGAATTGCCATCAAACCGGGCATTTCCTTTTCAGCAATTAAAATTTCTTTCCTGCCGTAATCAGCAAGATTAATGTCTTTTATTGTATAATCGTTCATTTTTCCTCATTTAAAAAAGACCTTACGGATGGTCGAGAAACGAGACCTCCGTAATGGTCGGTAATCCAATGACAACCATTGCGAAGGTCTTCGACCATTCGCAAGGTTTCTAATATTCAATTCCCTTAATATCTTCTTCGAGGACGATCACTTCGATAATGATCAGGTTTGCGATGACCATCACGACGATCACTTTTTTGATAAGAATCGCGACTGCTGGTCGAACCTTCTTTAGGTTTCGGATTTCCCTCGACTTCTTTCATCGATAATTTGACCTTTCCTCTATCTAAACCAACATACTTAACTCTGACTTTATCTCCAAGTTTGAGCATATCTTCAACGCGATTGATCCTCGCTGAATGAAGTTGCGAAATATGAACCAAGCCTTCCTTAGTATCGCTCATAAATTTAACGAATGCTCCGAATGGTTCGATCCTGGTTACTATTCCATCATAAACTTTGTACATTTCCGGGTCATTAACAATATTAGAGATAAAATTTCTAGCTTTATCTATGGAAACTTTGTCCGGTGACGCGATCGAAATTCTGCCGTCATCGTCGATATTGATATCGACTCCGGTTTCTTCAATAATGTGTTTGATCATTTTCCCGCCGGGACCGATAATCATTCCAATCTTATCTTGAGCAACATTCAGCGTCTCGATACGCGGAGCAGATGCGGCAAGTTCTTTTCTGCATTCGGGAATCGTTTCTGTGATCTTATCCAAAATAAATAATCTGGCGGTTTTTGCTTTTTCCAATGCAATTGCCATTATTTCCTTGGTGATCCCTTCGATCTTGATATCCATCTGCATGGCAGTGATTCCGTCTTTTGTTCCGGTAACTTTAAAATCCATATCACCGAGATGATCTTCCAAACCCATAATATCTGTCAAAACTACGAAATCATTACCTTCCATGATCAAACCGTTAGCAATTCCGGCAACCGGTTTTTTTAATGGAACACCCGCAGCCATCATAGATAGAGTTCCGCTGCAGACAGTTGCCATCGATGATGAACCATTTGATTCCAGTATTTCGGAAACAACTCGAATTGTATAGGGAAATTCATCTTTTGATGGCATCATCGGTTTCAAAGCTCTTTCTGCCAAAGCTCCATGGCCGAGTTCTCTTCTTCCCGGACCTCGCATAAATCCGGCTTCTCCAACGCTGAATGGTGGAAAATTGTAATGCAAAAAATAACTTTTTTTGTATTCTTCTCCGAGAGCATCAATCACTTGTTCATCTCTTTCTGTTCCTAAAGTGATCACACCAAGAGATTGAGTTTCTCCTCTGGTGAAAAGTGCAGAACCGTGAACTTGCGGTAAAACATCGATTTCGCAAGTGATTTCACGAATATCATCCATTCCTCGACCGTCCACACGATGATTATCCTTCAGGATCGCATTCCTGACGAATTTCTTGATCAAGTCTTCATAGGCATTTTTGTAGTATCTTTCATTTGCAGTAAAAGTTTCTTCATCATCTTCTGCTTTATATTTTTCCAGCATTTCAGTTTTTGTATTCTCGAATGCTTCGTATCTTTCCAATTTCCC encodes:
- the pnp gene encoding polyribonucleotide nucleotidyltransferase; translation: MHNFNIVKKTMEIAGKQLTFETGRMAKQANGSVFITYGGTSILVAATASKEPKEGTDFFPLTVDFIEKMYASGKIPGGFFKREAKPSTDATLSARLIDRAIRPLFPEGFRNAVHVVITVLSFDGINHPGNLGILGASAALSISDIPFNGPIAGVTVGIIDEEIVVNPELDKIEKSNLELDVAGTESSIVMIEAGASEVTEEQMMDAIYIGHETIKGIIGFQKEFIAEAGKEKMEIVLDLVPDDIQKRVENDFGKAVEGSAKIHGKLERYEAFENTKTEMLEKYKAEDDEETFTANERYYKNAYEDLIKKFVRNAILKDNHRVDGRGMDDIREITCEIDVLPQVHGSALFTRGETQSLGVITLGTERDEQVIDALGEEYKKSYFLHYNFPPFSVGEAGFMRGPGRRELGHGALAERALKPMMPSKDEFPYTIRVVSEILESNGSSSMATVCSGTLSMMAAGVPLKKPVAGIANGLIMEGNDFVVLTDIMGLEDHLGDMDFKVTGTKDGITAMQMDIKIEGITKEIMAIALEKAKTARLFILDKITETIPECRKELAASAPRIETLNVAQDKIGMIIGPGGKMIKHIIEETGVDINIDDDGRISIASPDKVSIDKARNFISNIVNDPEMYKVYDGIVTRIEPFGAFVKFMSDTKEGLVHISQLHSARINRVEDMLKLGDKVRVKYVGLDRGKVKLSMKEVEGNPKPKEGSTSSRDSYQKSDRRDGHRKPDHYRSDRPRRRY
- a CDS encoding adenosylhomocysteinase; the encoded protein is MNDYTIKDINLADYGRKEILIAEKEMPGLMAIREKYGKFKPLNGAKITGSLHMTIQTAILIETLKELGAKVRWASCNIFSTQDHAAAAIAKAGTPVFAWKGEVLEDYWECTKKALTFGENEGPDLIVDDGGDATLMVHEGYRLEEEYRKNGKFPKITTDNKEFATLQKTIIDDFEKYPDKWHKISQNIRGVSEETTTGVHRLYQMLENDELLFPAINVNDSVTKSKFDNLYGCRESLADGIKRGTDVMVAGKVVVICGYGDVGKGCAQSMNGFGARVIITEIDPICALQAAMEGFEVKTLEDALDEGDIFVTATGNLDVIKTEHMEKMKDQAIVCNIGHFDNEIQVNKLFALPGIRKVNIKPQVDQIFFPDGHSIILLSEGRLVNLGNATGHPSFVMSNSFSNQILAQMELWQKDHKLDVYRLDKKLDEEVARLHLKKLGVKLTKMTKEQSEYIGIPIEGPYKPEHYRY